The genomic segment TGTGTAGAACTACATGAAACAGATTTTATGTTGGTTGTTGactgttgaaaaaaaaaaatcaatattgtATGGTATAGGATTGGTTCTTGCTGTTAATTTATTCAACGTGTAGGCACATTATCACCGTGCTCAAGTCTATCTTGATTAGTTTAATTCAAGTTGAATTATcatctttaaataattaattaaaaactcGAATTACACACAAACTTttgtgagatagtctcacgaACCAATTTTGTGAAACGAGTCTCCTATTTTGTGCGACGGATAAATatgtgtgagaccgtctcacaaaagacctactacTCGAATTATGAGcacatttattataaatatatccATTACAAATTTAAAAAGTTTATACAAATAGTTAGTGAGCTATTtaacaaaattattttgaattgaagttcaatttaaaatatattcgaAGAGATTGGAgatcaaatttcatttttttttaaaaggaagAAAGAAACTAAATTTGTTggtacataatttttttaaaataaaaataactccCATTCCttacattaattttttaatcatattttattctatttattCTGTTTCTGTCTCCCTACTGAATCATAGTGTTTCTTTCAGAACATGGTTCCACTTGTTATCTGGATAATTCTGGATCCAATCCATGCTCATTCTAATATCCATTGGgacaaattaaataattaaacaattaatatataaaataaatttcattAATTGTCATTGTTAGTACcatgttttaaaaaattataaactgATTTGTTTTTGGAATACAGTGCAAATTGGTCTTAAATAGGAGGTAACTTTTGATTTCTTGATTTTTGCTAAATATAAGTAATAATAGATGGAATAATTAGGTGGCATTAATTTGTTGTACTTTACTTTTCGGGGgtaaattcttaaaaaaaattaaataaaaaaaagaaaaagaaaatttgaaTCGTGTCCAATGATGTGCTTATGAAAGGTAATGACTTGGGCTTaattgaaatttaattatttctcaagaaaataaaaaaatattttagcatgCACATTGATTTTTAGAACAAATTATCGTACACACTTTTTGAAGCtacaaaatataatttatagaCCTCTATTTTAAcgtctcacaaaaaaaaatGCTTTTTCTCactattatattaaaaaaaaaaatccaaaagaaaagATATCATCCTCCACGTTCTATATACTATTAATTATTACTCAACATAAATATCCCAATATTTACCTTAAATTCTTTTATTTAGGATCATATGGGTGACACAGCTGTTGGATGCATTGAATacctaaatttttttattcctAATAATAATTATCTTTCAACTTCATACAAAAACATGGACGTGTGattaagataaaataaaatttggattactgttgtcaaaataaaatttggaATAATGCGATTGATTCCATCAATccatatacatacatgcaacGTGATTTTGCCTCGTGTGTTGTCAAATTTCAATGTCagtctataattttttttctctcaattttgttttttgttttttttggaGTGACGCTGAAAGTGTTGCAAGAAAGTAATAAGACGACATTTTGCTTGAAACAAAATAGGATCGCTTAAGATTAATAAAGAATCCGAAATCCATGAGCACTACTACTACCTCACCAAGTTTAAGCTACAATCGAAACATAACTGAACATCGCAAACTAGATGAATCCATCCTACATCTGAGTTCTGAGTCAATACACTATCCTCGTCGCATCACATACTTATACATTCCTAGCACTATCATGCTCCTTCCTACTTTCGACCTACGTTGAAGTAAGAAAACGAGAAATATTTAAGGCAACTACACAAAAACTTACATGCCGTACACTGAGGAAGTTCTTCTCATCAGGATGTAGACGTCTCTCGCCTGCAGAATGAACCAATACATTGATTTTAGTCTTATGAACCACGAGTTTGTGAAATATATTCAGTAATTATGTTATTATGATCCCACACCGGCTTCATAATGAATTTGTAGAGTGGTCGATCAATTTAGGAAGCTCTTTACCAACAAGACTAGTCAATTGGGCTCAGGCAGTACTCTCGGGTTTTTGGCCAAAAACATGCCAAACATGCCATTAAGTCGACTAATAGGAGGAACTCTTCTAGGTGAGGTATCACATACATATTGATGTCATACAGCAAAGGTGGTCTCAGATGAAGTGATACTTTCCAATATGAACCTTTAATATGACATGGCTATATGTATTATGGATAGACCAAGTTGACATTTTATAGAATCTAAAACATAGGAAATTTGGAGAAAAGATCGTGTGAGGAATGGTAATGTTGTCGCTCTTCGCCTTCAGTTCCGCCCCTTGAAAGAGAAGGAATAATACGGAAGGTGTGAAGCATCAATTCACTCTCCCTCTCAAAAAGAAACTAAAATAGGCCAAACTACAAACTAACTAGCATAGATACTGCGTCTAAGAAAGGAATAAAAAATAACAAGTATTCGACTCTGAAAAGGCTATATCATAACAAGTCTTCTGACATTCATTCTCAAATGTTTCAATTCCCAGTAAACAAAAACAATAGCAGGCTTAGTGCATTCTATGAATCTAAATAACCAATGACCAAAGTGCTTTCCGAGTTCTCTATGGTCATTATTTCCAAGGGATTGACTTTCATGAATATCAAATTTATATAGTTTCTCATATAAGAGAACCAGATATCTTTATAATTGGTGCATTGAATGCAAAATTAAGATAAAAAACTTTTCTTCCAAATTCGCAAAAAGGAGCATTTAACATTACGCCGTTCTTAAAATTCCAAAAAACTCATCAGAGATTCCCAAAGTCTATGTTTTCACATTTCCCAAAAACTCCTGTGAGAGTCAATTTTGTTAAACGGATATTTTAtatgggtcacccatgaaaaaatattattttttatgtcaaatatattattttttattggaaATATGGAcatgattgatccgtctcacaaataaagatctgTGAGAGTTGAGATCGTCTTATAAAAGATAtactctttatatatatatgaagttaTGTAAATGTCCAACAATGCCTAGACACATATGGCACCGTTTTAGTGAGTATAAAAATGGTTAGATAATAAAAGATAATATTAGGTATTTGAAAGTTGCTaaaaaaggggaaagaaaacAAATAACCCTTTCTTAccaaagctttggacacgaaATCCTTCTGTTGTACCATCATCAATAGAAGTACCCTCGGCATTTCACAGATCCACACAAGcactttttctttcctttgtcTCCTTTCTCAGGCAGAACCATCCCATAATCATATGTCAGCTCTTGCATGGGGGGAATATGTCCAATGGCAAAGAAAGCGATATGGAGATACAATTCATTATTACTTTCACGTAAAACTGGCTGCCAGAATAAATTCGGCGAACAGCTATGGTTCATAAAACGAGCTACATTTCCATTGTTCTTTGCACTTATCAAAAGAGGAAACGGGGCTTTCTTAGAGCCAGTGGAATCATCATGGACAGCTTCTACTGGTTCATAATAACGGGTtgcatcaaaaatataattattgtcACTTTCATTACCAAAACTACCACCGGCATCATTAATGACATCCCCCGCATATTCACAAATAAAAGCTCCCGCACGTATCGGATCCCAAGACCTGAGCCCCCAGCCTCTGTTCTTTGTTTTGAAAACCTCAAGACGAACTTTAATACCTGCTTGAGACATACGGTTCCGGCAATTGGGAGGACATGCACAGGTCCGCCCACACTCATATATCAAGGGTTTGTTAGCCAGAAGAACCCCAATTGATGAATAGGGGAGAAAGCCGTCATTTTTCTGATTGCACGGGCAATGGGTGTCCCCGGGCTGACATCCACCCATGCAATGACAACCAGAAGAAGGTTTAGATGCCGGAAAAGGCTTCGAGTATCCGAGGCTCAAAATATACGAGAAATGAGTTGGTCCCTTTTCACCATCAACATCATTCACAAGAGTGACAGGTTGACTTTCTAAACCCGAAGATAAATCTGGGAGTACAACGCCAGTCTGAGTAGCTGTTCCATCTCTCCACTGTTGAATTGATTTCCACAGTGAATAAGCTTGCGGTTGTCCTGGCACCCTAACCAACTTATACTTAAAAACATTGCATCCCGACATTTTTTCTGCCCATGATTCTTGAATTCTATACAGGCCATCATAAACATAGATCTTGCCAGTTGAAAGAGCATCCTTAATACCCCTTATGACTCTCACATCATTGGCTCGATGTAGACTTTTTTCTAGAGCAAGATTTCCCCTCTCGAGCTTCTGGTCAAACATTTGTCCATCTCTTCTCTGCACTCCACCCTGGCCGGTATAAATTAACACGTCTCCGCCATCCCCCTCGTCATCATATCCTCCAGATGAAACTATGCTGACTGCTACCGGTTCTTCATCAGTCGTAATTTTGACACTCATATAATCTATTCCAGCCATACTCGGGGAGTGTAACCCAACAATGCAAAGTTCCATTCTAACAAAGAAAATATCACCGACTTCAATTCCCGGAACATGCCCAATCCGCTTAGTCGCGTTTGTCCGAATTCCCTTGGTCATCAAAAGAGTACCAGCTTTTAGGTCGGGACGTCTAGCAATACCATTAGCCAAGTCATTTGCTTCAtaaagttgagtgagtcttctcCTGAGTAAACTAAAAACCAAGAGTATAGTTCCAACGGTTTCCTTGTCCCCACTAGCCCTTCTAAAGTCATCAAATCCATTAAGCTTAAAGAGCGCCAATAAGCTATTAGCTAGAGATTCTACATCAACCTCATCACCATCGACAGGCCTCAACTTCCTTGGCCGGCCCCTTCGCCTCGCCGATTTATTGGAAGCCTCTGCATCAGTGGTATGCAACCCAAACTCATTCACATATTGGTCATTCAGCGAGTCACTATATCCATCACCCTCCACAACTACAGGTTCAGGTGGATTATAGTTCTTCTTTGGCCGACCACGGCGGCCATGTGGTTTAGGCATCGGGGTCCTAAACGAATTCAATGGAACAGGAGCTGGTATAGTGCTACCGTGACCAAAATTACCTTGCTGGTTTTGAGAACCATAACCAGTGTGCTGAGGATCATTAGGAACCAGAAAAGGGTAAAATGGTTGAACTCCTGGCGGAAAAGGACCACCAGGCGGAACACAAGCAAAGGGGGCAGTATGGGGGGTCGAAACATTAGGCATGCCCGGTGGGTTCGGGAAGACTGGAATAAGACATCTCAAAGGCCTCACATCCATTACCTTAGACTTGTCAATTGTCCCTGGCTGATGATTCGGCTGTGAATTCAAACCGTGCTCCATTTTTAACCACAATGCACCACTCCACTAATGAGTTTTAATCGCTTAAAATATGTACACAAGTTACATATAAAAGCCCCAGAAACTATTCAATGACCCTATATCACCCTCACAACAGTAAAAAACCAATCTTTTTCCACCAACATGCTCTACAGCATCAAATCTTGTCAATTAAACACTATAACACAACACTAAACAAATTGTATGCCGCTAAACGAACCATAGCTCAGAAGGTGAATGCTACAAACTCCAAGAAACTTTTGTGAGAATCACCTCCTAAAACATGAAAAAAGATACAGTTAGTAACTAGACtgcaaaattcaaaattcaaaaaaataaaaaaatttgcaaaAGAATGAACGGTAAATCCATAATTAGTTGAAACCTCATATACCCACAAGAAATTTAACCAGAAAAAATAAGGACAAAGCACAATACAGATGCAACACTACAAAATCTCAAAACCCAGAGCAGAAATAGATAAAAACAGAATTTTTGCTTCGACGCATGTTTTAGGATATAAGAAACCGGTAAAGGCAACGATCCACCGGGACATAAGAAACCCCCGAGACAGTAACCAACGACTACAGACACTATACATCTATATCTATGATATATAActgtaaaattaaaataatattaaagtcATACAGCACGAGTTGCAGACTTCATTTGAAAAAAGTTTGGAGACAGATCTGAAATTGAAAATTACCTAATTAGTTTTAAGAGAGAGGGAGGGATCTGGTGTTTGCCAGTGGACAATCAAGTGCACTTTGTACTGTTTTTTTCATTTACTTGGAAGATGTCGAAATTTAGAAAATTCACATTTAAATCCCTGaaggtttttatttatttttttgatatcAAAAGTTTTTTGGtgtttttcatttatttatttttagcaagaaggttttttgttttttgttttttgataaattttggttttataaataaaaattctcgAACCCTTTTTTAGTAGAACggataaaaatttgaaatatccGTGAAATATTTGAATGCATTTCGAAAAAATTTCTACAGCTTTCAAAAAAGATGCTCGTCTTTGCTATTATTACTCGATGAAGTGATATAAAACTCTCTAGTGGTGAGCATTCGGTCGGTTCGattaccgaccgaaccgaaatatttaGCTATAATCGAACCGACCGAATTATTTTTCATAACCGATGAAAACCTAACCGGATTAAAATCGGgttaccgaattaaccgattagtttttttaaaaaaaactttggtttaactttaattatatatgtaatttttcttGAATACTACAATCTACACAaatacataaaaacataaaatcacatacaTCACAAATGTATAAGCTTTGTTTGAACataattaatacatattatatcgattttaaaatttaaaattaaaatatatataaaaattgataaataataaaaatttattaaataataatatttattatatcagtTAATTCGATTAACCTTAGTTTTATTTATGTATAAGATTTTTATTGACCTTGAAGGCATATCGGCTGGGGTTTCCTGAGACCAATAACGTCACTTGCAGGACTTCATGTTGCACTCTCTGACACTTGAATATAATAACGAATTCAAAGTTCAAAGCTGGTGATCGATCCCCATATTTGTATTTTTGCATAAACTATTACTGGGTCTTATATTAGaatctataaatattttatactaCAATAGAGAATGATATCCATCTTTAGCTATTTTTGTGAAAGCTATACCTCAGCTCCCCTCGAAAAAAACATAGGATTTTTGCGCTATATCAAGAGGAGTGAGAAACGATATCAAAATGAGTGAGAAAAAATGTTGAACGAGTATTTGTTGTACTCTAAGCACAGTGATAATAGTGAGAAGTTTATCCAATTCATTTAAATGATATAATAAAAACTTGTATCGATTTGTTATTCTTTCAGAATATCCTACTGTAAAATCAAACGTCTTTCTAGAATTGAGAATTGCACCACAGACTTCTAAAAAACTTGATCGGATGTATTTGGAGTTTACACGATGATGAATAGTTAAAAtatcttatttttaaattattaataattgatattttaattatattttaattttaattatgtgtaattgtattttttttttattatagacaatttcattatatattttaaaatatacaattattaaatataataaaaataataatatttcaatatcGCCACATCATTTACAACTCTAATACTGACATCAATCAACATGAGGTCACCAACTTCATCTCACCATTAACATACCCTCGCGTTTTCCCGCGGGCACTAAAGTCGACTACTGCCTTCTCTCTTACACTGTAGCGCACAGATATACAAAGCATCGATTCTAGATTTTTATTGTGTTTGACCAATTTCTAGGTAAAGTTCTTTATTTGATATGCATAAGGGAATAAAGTTTTAATCTTTGCAGAATTACGCTGGAAATGGAAGCCACAAGTTGAAACGTGCTAGTTTTTTTGGGATATAAGAGAGcaagttaaaatatttaatagcgaaattttatttaaaaattgtcTGAGAAACAGTTATAACATGAACGGGAGCCCAGGAGCCGCGGTTTTTGCTTTGGAAGAACGTTTTTTAAGTGATTTTATAAATAATCTTCTTCGTCcaactttaatttttttaaaaaaaatgatttttttttaaaaaaaaagcttTTCTGTATATAAACGCGCTGTAAGTGATTGAAATTTCTGAAATGAAGaagtaatctaaaaatagaaaACTTTTAACATCATGGTCACTACCTAAAAGATGACAGAGGGTGAAGTGGGTGATGATGTTCAAAGAAATTTTCCATGTTCCTTAATTCCCAAATAGGAAGAACTGATTGATCATAAACTTAAAAAAGGGTATTCAGAATGAATCAAAATGCATCATAGATTGATTGTCTTTAAGTGTTTGTTAGGCCTACTTGAATGGCTTATAGTTTTATCATTCAGTAGTTACTGGTAAATTCCATCTTGCTTTCTGTACACAAAGTTTTCCAGAAAAAAGATACCGATAACAGTTTCATATAATCAAATGAAATCGTCTATGAAGAAATAAGGAATGAAAGAGCCGTTGATTCAATTGCATATTTGACAAGTTATTGTGGAAAAGAATGTTTTATTTGTAAGATTTCAAATTATTTTGGTTGCTCTACTTTTATATGCACACAAGTTATACACGCATCTATAAAATTCTTGAATAATAACCATTTGAAAGTAACTTAGTCAAAGAAGAAATGTAGACATTTTTGGATTTATGCGAGTTTGGGTTGTTCACCATCCAGGCAAAATGCTTTCAAGCGTTCAATAAGACGAAGTTTGTTGTAAAAGATAAGCTCTTTGTTTATTCTTTGTACTTTTCTTCTATCAACTGATTCACTTTGTTCCTGTTTATTGATGAGGATAACTCACCAGGCATTGCAGTTAGTTTATAAATAGGTAGCACAAGCTCTGGATGCATTTAGGAAGAAATGGATGCAAATACCCCCTTGAGCAGTATTCTTCTCTTGCTTTTCATTTTGCTGACTGCTATATGTCAATCTTCTGCTTCGAGAATTGTACCTAACCAGACTGTTGCACTCTTTATAAATGCCTCTGAAGCATCAGTAAAGAAGATACCAAAGACTATGTTTGGTATCTTTTTCGAGGTTAGATTAATCAGTCATGAAGAGAATATTAATTGATGTTGTCTGTTTTTTTTTGGCTTGTGATAGCAGCAGAAACATCATTGTATTTTTATCTTGAAAGGCAAATGCAATATTTGTGCGTGTTTGAAATGAATGTTGATTGGCCCATCTCTTGTCATGCTATTAGTTAATAGGTCATTAATATTGACATTTTCCCTGTGCTACATACATGCTAGGGTTGGCAGTTGTCCTCCCTAGTTTCGAAATTTTTTCCTTAATTTTTTAAAGACTTTTCACAATTTTAGCCTGACTATATGTTGTTGAAcccttaaaaaattataaaaatgttAATTATTTATCGAGTCCACTTAATCATGGGATCTTGGCTCTGCCTCTTAATTCTGTGAATGAGATGTGTTAACTTTAagtttgtgttatttttatgatacATTTATCCAGAAAATGTTATTTAGCCTTGCTGTTTCTACTCATGTTAGTGATCCTTTTGGGGATGCTTGAAAGGAAAATGATTGTTCCAGTTCTGACGTTGAGGATAGTAGGAACTTGGTTTTTCCTGTACCTCTTATATTGGTtgcaaactttttttttttgaaacactGTTAAAAAATGATAAGCTGAATCCCAGTCAGAAAATAAGCGAAAAGATACGTGGCCTATAGCACTACTTCTTTAAACTGAAACGTCTAACGTCACTTCTCCTTTCCAAACCTACTGTATTgtaatggttttgtcagttcTTATGTATTGAGCCTGCAGCATGTTACTCTTTGATATTCCTGCAGGAGATTAATCATGCTGGAGCTGGAGGACTATGGGCCGAACTTGTCTGCAACAGAGGTCAACAAGAATTTCCTTGCGTTTTTCATGCAGCAAATCATCCATACTCACCAGGCTTAATGCATTAGTTTATACGGCAATAACTCTTTAAGctacttttcttttcttttctagtATGCTTTTTCCACTGTTGGGTCTGATGATTTGAAGAAATAGTCATGGTGTAGTAAATCGGAATTCGTTTAGATTATAGTGTAGCTTAAGACAGTTAATGTGACGTAATTTTAACTGCAGGATTTGAAGCTGGGGGTCTCAACACACCTTCAAATATCGACCCTTGGTCTATTATTGGGGATGAATCATCTTTAATAGTATCAACTGAACGTTCATCATGCTTTGATCGAAACAAAATTGCACTACGAATGGAAGTGCTTTGCCACCATGATGGCCCCAAAACGTGTCCAGCTGAAGGAGTTGGTATTTTCAATCCCGGCTTCTGGGGAATGGTGAGAATTTATCTGTCAGATAGATTTGAAAAAGGCCTTGCCTCCTGATCACTAATGGTCTAAATGATCAATATTGTCATCCTACTGATCTTTGTGGTTAATTGATTTTCCTTCAAAACCGTGGGGATTTTGGAACAGCTGTCTTGTTCTTATTCTTAGGTAATTAATCCTTTGAGTGTTTTAGATGGCGAAGTTTTTTTCAGAAAAACAGTGTTTTTTGTTTTCTGTTTTCAACGATATGTGTCTATTCACAAAAGCTGAAGTTTGGTTGGATTATGAAATTTTAGAAGCAAGGAAAAaagccaaaatcatgaaatgaaAAATATGACTTCCACTTCTctctaaaaaattaattaaaaaaacagTCTAAAAAGCCTAGCTTATCAAATTGCTTTTCTAATCTAATCTTAATCATTCATGTGGATATGTGTGGTCGGTCCCTTCTTGATTTATGTGTGTTATTCCTGCTCATTGCACATGTTTATCTTCTTATCATTCCAATTTTACGGTTTGGATATTGAATAGATAGAACAGGATAGTATAAGTCCAGCGTATTTTATTTAAGGTAACGTTGAGTGTTATTGTTTCTTTGATGGAGCCGTCCCTGCAGCTGATGCTACTTGCTAGGAAAATAatacaattttattatttttttctagaAACGATCAATTCCGTTCTCACATTTCGCTGATTGTTTGCCAACTGTGTCACGATCTCTGTTGCAGAATATTGAACTAGGGAAGACGTataagttggttctttatgttcGTGCATCACATTCAGTTAATGTGTCTGCATCATTGGTTGGGTCAATCGGACTGAAGACACTGGCTACTGCTGACATTATGTGAGAATTGATGAATCACCACTTATAGCCTCTCAATGTATATTCTTCAATTTATAGAATCCTCATTTGGACAAATGTTTGTGTCATCTATGGTCTTGCAGAGCTTCTGATGTTTCAAATTGGACAAAGATAGAGGCGTTGATGCAAGCAAAAGGGACAGATGCAAGCTCGAGACTTCAACTGACTACAACCAGAAAAGGCGTCGTATGGTTTGATCAAGTATCATTGATGCCTGTAGATACACATAAGGTAAATATACTTGTGGTAAAGTTCTCTGAGTAATTGAGTAGTTTTACTTGAATTGTTGAACACTCTTTTGAGCATAATAATGTCAATTATCATtccatttcttttgtttgtgtGCTTTTGAAAATTCAGAATTCagtgaaaatatttaaaaaggTCGTGGTGATGAAAGCATTACACATTGATAAACTGCCCAATCTAGAGATTTATACTTCAGTTGAAACAAAAAATTGGTCTTGGTCTTTTTGAGCCTTTAAGACTAGGAGCTTTTGCTATCTGGAGTAAATGTTCTTATATGCTCTCAAAGCGACTAaataaatacaattttttattatGTTTCTCTTATGCTCCCATCGTAAAATCAAAGTAAAAATCTCAGATGGAGCATTTTGTCTTGACATTTGAATTATATCACCAAGGGTTTATGGTTAACACTGTTTTTAGAAATTTTCTCTGGATACAGGGGCACGGTTTTCGCAATGATCTTTTTAAGATGCTGAAAGATTTAAGCCCTGGATTTATAAGGTTTCCAGGTATTGCTATAATGTCTTTAGtacatgtattattttttatattttcaagTTTAGACAATGTATTACATATTATCAAGCCCTATACTTTCTCTTGCCTTCTGCTCCAATCGAGTTGAGAAAGCAGTACAAATTAAGAAGACTTTAAAAGGTAAGAAATGAAGGACAAAGATCCAAATAAATAACATATGAAGCTTGTAACACGGTCAGGCTACAGCATCTTCAAGAAGGAGATGGGCTTAATACTATATCTTCTGTTTTGCATATGTTACTCTTTTAAGAATTCTTTCCGAAAATTTGCGTATTTTTATCTCAGTTTTTTGCGTTGATGGATGGGTGTAACTGCGTTAATTAATGTAGATCTAACAAGCTTGATATCCACATGTTAGGTGGTTGCTTTGTTGAAGGTGACTGGTTAAGAAATGCATTCCGCTGGAAAGAAACCGTTGGGCCTTGGGAGGAGAGGGCTGGTCATTTTGGTGATGTCTGGAATTACTGGACTGATGATGGGCTCGGTCACTTTGAATTCTTACAGGTGTCTATCAGGAATTTTCCTGACATTTGTTAAGCACATGTCCTAGTTTCCGAGAAAATCTTAATTTGCCATTTTTGTCATCATTCCCCCTTTTTTCACCACTTTTCTGCAGCTTGCTGAGGACTTAGGCGCATTACCTATATGGGTGTTCAACAATGGTATGTTTTGTGCCACGTTCATTTAATTCTCCCTTGGAACATTTTTTACTGATTTTTTACTCCTACTTAATTCACCCCAAGGATTTACTTTGTTGATATTTGACTCCCCTTTTTCTTCTTGACATGTCTGATAATTTCAGGAATTAGTCAC from the Primulina eburnea isolate SZY01 chromosome 3, ASM2296580v1, whole genome shotgun sequence genome contains:
- the LOC140826049 gene encoding histone-lysine N-methyltransferase, H3 lysine-9 specific SUVH1-like, producing the protein MEHGLNSQPNHQPGTIDKSKVMDVRPLRCLIPVFPNPPGMPNVSTPHTAPFACVPPGGPFPPGVQPFYPFLVPNDPQHTGYGSQNQQGNFGHGSTIPAPVPLNSFRTPMPKPHGRRGRPKKNYNPPEPVVVEGDGYSDSLNDQYVNEFGLHTTDAEASNKSARRRGRPRKLRPVDGDEVDVESLANSLLALFKLNGFDDFRRASGDKETVGTILLVFSLLRRRLTQLYEANDLANGIARRPDLKAGTLLMTKGIRTNATKRIGHVPGIEVGDIFFVRMELCIVGLHSPSMAGIDYMSVKITTDEEPVAVSIVSSGGYDDEGDGGDVLIYTGQGGVQRRDGQMFDQKLERGNLALEKSLHRANDVRVIRGIKDALSTGKIYVYDGLYRIQESWAEKMSGCNVFKYKLVRVPGQPQAYSLWKSIQQWRDGTATQTGVVLPDLSSGLESQPVTLVNDVDGEKGPTHFSYILSLGYSKPFPASKPSSGCHCMGGCQPGDTHCPCNQKNDGFLPYSSIGVLLANKPLIYECGRTCACPPNCRNRMSQAGIKVRLEVFKTKNRGWGLRSWDPIRAGAFICEYAGDVINDAGGSFGNESDNNYIFDATRYYEPVEAVHDDSTGSKKAPFPLLISAKNNGNVARFMNHSCSPNLFWQPVLRESNNELYLHIAFFAIGHIPPMQELTYDYGMVLPEKGDKGKKKCLCGSVKCRGYFY